A region of Periophthalmus magnuspinnatus isolate fPerMag1 chromosome 13, fPerMag1.2.pri, whole genome shotgun sequence DNA encodes the following proteins:
- the ets1 gene encoding protein C-ets-1 isoform X4 gives MIMTAAVDMKPTLTIIKAEKMDDPECGDVPLLTPGSKEMMSQALKATFSGFTKEQQRLGIPKDPRQWTENHVAEWLTWTVNEFSLKNVDFDKFCMNGANLCAMGKDRFLDLAPDFVGDILWEHLEMLQKEDTKHYPINGLTSSFQESRYTSDYFVKPGFITESYQTLHPISSEELLTLKYESEYPSILRDTPLNPLQGDYCCIKQEVVSPDNMCVGRLSRGKLGGQDSFESIESFESCDRLTQSWSSQSSFSSLQRVPSYDSFDSEDYPTALHGHKPKGTFKDYVRERSDLSKDKPVIPAAALAGYTGSGPIQLWQFLLELLTDKSCQSFISWTGDGWEFKLSDPDEVARRWGKRKNKPKMNYEKLSRGLRYYYDKNIIHKTSGKRYVYRFVCDLKSLLGYTPEELHAMLDVKPDTDE, from the exons ATCCAGAGTGTGGAGACGTCCCGCTTCTAACACCTGGTAGTAAAGAGATGATGTCCCAGGCCTTGAAAGCAACGTTTAGTGGTTTCACCAAGGAACAGCAACGACTTGGTATTCCCAAAG ATCCCAGACAGTGGACAGAAAACCATGTAGCAGAATGGTTGACGTGGACAGTTAATGAATTCAGCCTTAAAAATGTGGACTTTGACAAATTCTGCATGAACGGAGCAAACCTGTGTGCCATGGGAAAAGACCGCTTCCTCGACTTAGCCCCGGATTTTGTTGGTGACATCCTTTGGGAACATTTGGAAATGCTTCAGAAAG AGGATACAAAGCATTACCCCATCAATGGACTGACCTCCAGCTTCCAGGAATCTCGTTATACCTCAGACTACTTTGTCA AGCCCGGCTTCATCACGGAGTCGTACCAGACGCTGCACCCCATCAGCTCGGAGGAACTGCTCACGCTCAAGTACGAGAGCGAATACCCCAGCATCCTCCGCGACACGCCCCTCAACCCGCTGCAGGGGGACTACTGCTGCATCAAACAGGAGGTGGTCTCGCCCGACAACATGTGTGTGGGACGTCTCAGCAGAG GTAAACTCGGAGGCCAGGACTCATTCGAAAGCATCGAGAGTTTCGAGAGCTGTGACCGGTTGACGCAGTCTTGGAGCAGCCAGTCCTCCTTCAGCAGTCTGCAGCGGGTGCCTTCCTACGACAGCTTCGACTCGGAGGACTACCCCACGGCTTTGCACGGGCACAAACCCAAAGGCACATTCAAGGACTATGTGAGGGAACGCTCGGACCTCAGCAAAGACAAGCCGGTCATCCCCGCAGCAGCACTGGCCGGGTACACAG GCAGTGGTCCCATCCAGTTGTGGCAGTTTCTTCTGGAGCTTCTAACTGACAAGTCGTGCCAGTCCTTCATCAGCTGGACAGGAGACGGCTGGGAATTCAAGCTCTCTGACCCTGACGAG GTTGCTCGGAGATGGGGCAAGAGGAAAAACAAACCCAAGATGAACTACGAGAAGCTTAGCCGTGGTTTGCGTTACTACTACGACAAGAACATCATCCACAAGACTTCTGGGAAACGCTACGTCTACCGCTTTGTGTGTGACTTAAAAAGCCTGCTTGGCTACACGCCCGAGGAGCTGCATGCAATGTTGGACGTTAAGCCTGATACAGATGAGTGA
- the ets1 gene encoding protein C-ets-1 isoform X3: MIMTAAVDMKPTLTIIKAEKMDDPECGDVPLLTPGSKEMMSQALKATFSGFTKEQQRLGIPKDPRQWTENHVAEWLTWTVNEFSLKNVDFDKFCMNGANLCAMGKDRFLDLAPDFVGDILWEHLEMLQKEDTKHYPINGLTSSFQESRYTSDYFVSYGVEHAQCVPPSEYSEPGFITESYQTLHPISSEELLTLKYESEYPSILRDTPLNPLQGDYCCIKQEVVSPDNMCVGRLSRGKLGGQDSFESIESFESCDRLTQSWSSQSSFSSLQRVPSYDSFDSEDYPTALHGHKPKGTFKDYVRERSDLSKDKPVIPAAALAGYTGSGPIQLWQFLLELLTDKSCQSFISWTGDGWEFKLSDPDEVARRWGKRKNKPKMNYEKLSRGLRYYYDKNIIHKTSGKRYVYRFVCDLKSLLGYTPEELHAMLDVKPDTDE, encoded by the exons ATCCAGAGTGTGGAGACGTCCCGCTTCTAACACCTGGTAGTAAAGAGATGATGTCCCAGGCCTTGAAAGCAACGTTTAGTGGTTTCACCAAGGAACAGCAACGACTTGGTATTCCCAAAG ATCCCAGACAGTGGACAGAAAACCATGTAGCAGAATGGTTGACGTGGACAGTTAATGAATTCAGCCTTAAAAATGTGGACTTTGACAAATTCTGCATGAACGGAGCAAACCTGTGTGCCATGGGAAAAGACCGCTTCCTCGACTTAGCCCCGGATTTTGTTGGTGACATCCTTTGGGAACATTTGGAAATGCTTCAGAAAG AGGATACAAAGCATTACCCCATCAATGGACTGACCTCCAGCTTCCAGGAATCTCGTTATACCTCAGACTACTTTGTCA GCTATGGTGTTGAGCATGCTCAGTGTGTCCCTCCTTCTGAATACTCAGAGCCCGGCTTCATCACGGAGTCGTACCAGACGCTGCACCCCATCAGCTCGGAGGAACTGCTCACGCTCAAGTACGAGAGCGAATACCCCAGCATCCTCCGCGACACGCCCCTCAACCCGCTGCAGGGGGACTACTGCTGCATCAAACAGGAGGTGGTCTCGCCCGACAACATGTGTGTGGGACGTCTCAGCAGAG GTAAACTCGGAGGCCAGGACTCATTCGAAAGCATCGAGAGTTTCGAGAGCTGTGACCGGTTGACGCAGTCTTGGAGCAGCCAGTCCTCCTTCAGCAGTCTGCAGCGGGTGCCTTCCTACGACAGCTTCGACTCGGAGGACTACCCCACGGCTTTGCACGGGCACAAACCCAAAGGCACATTCAAGGACTATGTGAGGGAACGCTCGGACCTCAGCAAAGACAAGCCGGTCATCCCCGCAGCAGCACTGGCCGGGTACACAG GCAGTGGTCCCATCCAGTTGTGGCAGTTTCTTCTGGAGCTTCTAACTGACAAGTCGTGCCAGTCCTTCATCAGCTGGACAGGAGACGGCTGGGAATTCAAGCTCTCTGACCCTGACGAG GTTGCTCGGAGATGGGGCAAGAGGAAAAACAAACCCAAGATGAACTACGAGAAGCTTAGCCGTGGTTTGCGTTACTACTACGACAAGAACATCATCCACAAGACTTCTGGGAAACGCTACGTCTACCGCTTTGTGTGTGACTTAAAAAGCCTGCTTGGCTACACGCCCGAGGAGCTGCATGCAATGTTGGACGTTAAGCCTGATACAGATGAGTGA